One Chaetodon trifascialis isolate fChaTrf1 chromosome 12, fChaTrf1.hap1, whole genome shotgun sequence DNA window includes the following coding sequences:
- the tyw5 gene encoding tRNA wybutosine-synthesizing protein 5: MELQEKVPVSIFTEVDKDVFLRDIYPERRPAVLRGVSLGPCLEKWTVEYLGQKGADKEVKIHVSTVPQMDFLHKNFVYRTLPFSEFVKRASEQKHPDFFLCEDESYYLRSLGEDVRKEPADLSKQFPDLAEDFHVPQFFAPDQFFSSVFRISSCGLQLWTHYDVMDNLLAQVTGMKRVVLYSPQDALHLYLSGDKSEVLDIDSPDLKRFPEFVKAKRYECVLQPGDLLFIPALWFHNTVALQFGVGVNVFWRHLAADSYDKKDPYGNKDPVAAARALQALDRALHALDELPADYRDFYGRHMIQRIQKRTSAATQEDSDCALPSGQFTKHG; encoded by the exons ATGGAGCTCCAGGAAAAAGTACCCGTGTCGATATTTACAGAGGTAGACAAGGACGTGTTTCTGAGAGACATTTATCCAGAG CGCAGACCAGCCGTGCTGAGAGGCGTGTCTCTCGGTCCCTGCCTGGAAAAGTGGACGGTTGAGTATCTTGGACAGAAAGGGGCTGACAAGGAGGTGAAGATCCACGTGTCCACCGTGCCTCAGATGGACTTCCTTCACAAAAACTTTGTGTACAG GACGCTGCCGTTCAGTGAGTTTGTGAAAAGGGCATCTGAACAAAAACACCCTGACTTCTTCTTGTGTGAG GATGAGAGCTATTATCTTCGATCACTTGGAGAGGACGTGCGAAAG GAACCCGCTGATCTGAGCAAACAGTTCCCAGACTTGGCCGAGGACTTTCACGTCCCACAGTTCTTTGCTCCGGATCAGTTCTTCTCCAGCGTCTTCCGGATCAGCTCCTGCGGCCTGCAGCTGTGGACGCACTACGAC GTGATGGACAACCTGCTGGCTCAGGTGACGGGGATGAAGAGGGTGGTTCTCTACAGCCCCCAGGATGCATTGCACCTCTACCTGTCAG GTGATAAATCAGAGGTCCTGGACATCGACTCCCCGGACCTGAAGCGGTTTCCTGAGTTTGTGAAGGCAAAGAGATACGAGTGTGTGCTGCAACCTGGAGATCTGCTCTTCATCCCCG CGCTGTGGTTCCATAACACCGTGGCTCTGCAGTTCGGTGTGGGTGTGAACGTGTTCTGGCGCCATCTAGCGGCTGACAGCTACGACAAAAAGGACCCCTACGGTAATAAAGACCCCGTGGCTGCGGCCCGAGCCCTTCAGGCGCTGGACAGAGCTCTGCACGCTCTGGACGAGCTCCCTGCTGATTATCGGGACTTTTACGGTCGGCATATGATACAGCGCATCCAAAAGCGGACGAGCGCAGCCACGCAGGAGGACTCTGACTGTGCGTTACCCAGTGGTCAGTTCACCAAACATGGATGA
- the maip1 gene encoding m-AAA protease-interacting protein 1, mitochondrial gives MALPMLRGCYRVPSTFSFTRLYLSESIILNRSGKTRLPSQSAGAVAVAVRPYSSGPGRQQQKQSVVIVSIPNPFAWIRTRIYYFLIRAYFDKEFNIEEFTEGAKQAFSHVSRLLSQCQFEALEGLVAKDLIGKLEGKCSLLPSSHKKALSAASDEIMFTKPEDVGIYYDDNGRKFVCILMRFWYLTSARLPEDNMAGIHIFQVAFKKDGDTETQRVLTANYEFQREFTQGVTPDWTITRIEYSKLLD, from the exons ATGGCGCTGCCCATGTTGAGAGGTTGTTACAGGGTGCCATCAACATTTAGCTTTACTCGTTTATATTTAAGTGAAAGTATCATCCTGAATCGGTCCGGGAAAACGCGGCTGCCTTCTCAATCAGCCGGAGCGGTGGCAGTAGCGGTCCGTCCGTACAGCTCCGGCCCGGGCAGacaacagcagaagcagagtgTGGTGATTGTGAGCATCCCGAATCCTTTCGCCTGGATACGCACCCGAATATACTACTTTCTGATCAGAGCTTACTTCGATAAAGAGTTCAACATTGAAGAGTTCACGGAGGGAGCGAAGCAG GCTTTCTCACACGTGTCCAGACTGTTGTCACAGTGTCAGTTTGAAGCTTTGGAAGGGCTCGTGGCTAAAGAC CTGATTGGAAAGcttgaaggaaagtgcagcttGCTGCCGTCGAGCCACAAGAAAGCTCTGTCTGCAGCGTCTGATGAGATCATGTTCACAAAACCAGAAGACGTCGGAATCTACTATGATGATAACG GCAGAAAGTTTGTCTGTATTCTGATGCGTTTCTGGTATCTGACGAGCGCACGTCTTCCTGAGGACAACATGGCGGGAATTCATATCTTCCAGGTGGCCTTTAAAAAagacggagacacagagactcAGAGGGTGCTGACTGCAAATTATGA ATTCCAGAGGGAGTTTACTCAGGGAGTGACTCCAGACTGGACCATCACCAGGATAGAATACTCCAAGCTTTTGGATTAA
- the pgap1 gene encoding GPI inositol-deacylase — translation MKPAIVAFYGLSLGLLAVGLRELLTGFEENRCSMTYMFEYPEYRRVALPRRVARLYPAYGLYLYGEGLYAQETRALKLTGAPVLFLPGNAGSYKQARSLGSVALRKAENMEGGLHFNVFTVDFNEELVALYGGSLLRQTHFLHESIKAILRLYKHLKTPPQSVVLVGHSMGGVVARALYTLPRFNTNLVSLIITQASPHLAPVLALDPYLLDFYSAVRQKWVNQANKLRNVTVLSVGGGYRDYQVRSGLTSLPCPPGDPNKLSLVATAVPRTWVSTDHLSIVWCKELVLATVRAFFDLIDPETRQFTENPEKKMSVLSHHFIRHPVRLLGDSQDASVSILDFPEAWSEVNTLRLAYSTPKEGQVKYFLFALSSRRKAYTHFYCRSNNLEMTSWVYGCTHKNGPSCVHTVDLSMETELLPPYKVLILRLSDLSSVTHVVVSASNLNGRQFTVECEWQRQESQALSVPVPHVLSFGLTVSDVTVNSSGLLHTIELQHFHQVYQAFRMTVASQCKVHKDRLSSVYRMNVPWFREDSLTTVSVPSVTEISGMLHTSRPDNASGVLLQLHTAPNCQYKVSVRTSLPRVLGQILRFCGPMVPVYTAVTLLLACGGQLCSILKSRRPADMSQVVGKGLQPHKVNLPVYILHSLLSCSWFQEVWSVLCLPLMDTLPPTTPDASFQEDVAPADGWPHLLSPLLYIFGAAVAYWGSTLFRLIMRLVSLILAPLHRPSVSRDCGTLQPRTQLLVTLCLTVVGGTSCGGLAVFAAFLLHLYRVLRLQMTERSLSHMLNLAPRRHKESENGTVDAESFSKSKECNGAPLLSECVLQEVRDDLQLHLCLSALFTLPVILIAPSLLHWIRNLRYSTQLDPDPCWPHIVPVITVYMLLINCNTLKLSSSKLLPLTSCLPLPLAIAMVTFSPLHLYRITYFLLAALAPLALCCLL, via the exons ATGAAACCCGCCATTGTGGCCTTTTACGGGCTGTCTCTGGGGCTTCTGGCGGTTGGCCTGCGAGAGTTGCTGACTGGCTTCGAGGAGAACAGATGCAGTATGACATACATGTTTGAATACCCGGAATATCGG CGTGTGGCTCTGCCTCGCCGCGTGGCCAGACTCTACCCGGCGTACGGCCTCTACCTCTACGGGGAGGGTCTCTACGCCCAGGAGACCCGAGCGCTCAAACTCACCGGTGCACCTGTGCTCTTCCTGCCCGGAAACGCTGGCAGTTACAAACAAG CTCGCTCCCTGGGCTCCGTGGCTTTGAGGAAGGCTGAAAACATGGAGGGGGGTCTCCACTTCAACGTGTTCACCGTGGACTTCAACGAGGAGCTGGTGGCCCTTTACGGCGGCAGCTTGCTCAGGCAGACGCACTTCCTGCACGAGAGCATCAAGGCCATCCTGAGGCTCTACAAG CACCTGAAGACCCCCCCGCAGAGCGTGGTGCTCGTCGGTCACTCCATGGGGGGAGTGGTGGCCCGGGCGCTCTACACTCTGCCCCGCTTCAACACCAACCTGGTCAGCCTCATCATCACCCAGGCCTCCCCTCACCTGGCCCCGGTGCTGGCCCTGGACCCGTACCTGCTGG ACTTCTACTCTGCGGTCAGACAGAAGTGGGTGAACCAGGCGAACAAGCTCAGGAATGTCACCGTTCTGTCTGTCGGGGGTGGTTATCGTGACTACCAGGTCCGCTCTGGCCTGACGTCCCTCCCTTGTCCCCCAGGAGACCCCAATAAGTTGTCCCTGGTG GCTACTGCTGTCCCCAGGACCTGGGTGTCCACCGACCATCTGTCCATCGTCTG GTGCAAAGAGCTCGTTCTCGCCACTGTCCGGGCGTTCTTCGACCTCATCGATCCAGAAACCAGACAG TTCACAGAAAACCCAGAGAAGAAAATGTCTGTGCTCAGCCACCACTTCATCAGACACCCGGTCAGACTGCTGGGAGACAGTCAGGACGCCTCCGTCTCCATCTTAG aTTTTCCTGAAGCGTGGAGTGAAGTGAACACGCTGCGTCTGGCTTACAGCACACCCAAG GAGGGACAGGTCAAGTACTTCCTGTTTGCCCTGTCGAGTCGAAGGAAAGCTTACACCCATTTCTACTGCCGGAGCAACAACCTG GAGATGACGAGCTGGGTGTACGGCTGCACGCACAAGAACGGCCCTTCGTG CGTGCACACGGTGGATCTGTCCATGGAGACTGAGCTTCTGCCGCCGTACAAG GTCCTGATTCTGAGACTCAGTGACTTGTCTTCAGTCACTCATGTGGTTGTTTCAGCCTCCAACCTCAACGGCAGACAG TTCACGGTGGAGTGCGAGTGGCAGAGACAAGAATCTCAGGCTCTGTCCGTCCCGGTGCCACATGTCCTGTCCTTCG GTTTGACGGTCAGCGACGTCACGGTCAACTCCTCCGGACTCCTTCACACCATCGAGCTGCAGCACTTTCACCAG GTCTATCAGGCCTTCAGAATGACTGTTGCAAGCCAGTGTAAAGTGCATAAAG ACCGGCTGTCCAGCGTGTACAGGATGAACGTGCCGTGGTTTCGAGAGGACTCTCTAACCACAGTCAG CGTGCCGTCAGTGACTGAGATCTCAGGGATGCTCCACACAAGTCGTCCAGACAACGCCTCAGGTGTCCTCCTTCAGCTCCACACTGCCCCCAACTGCCAGTATAAG GTGTCAGTAAGGACTTCATTACCCAGAGTGCTGGGACAG ATTCTGAGGTTCTGTGGTCCCATGGTGCCTGTGTACACGGCTGTAACCCTCCTCCTGGCCTGCGGGGGGCAGCTGTGCTCTATCCTGAAGTCGAGGAGACCTGCAGACATGAGCCAGGTGGTGGGCAAAGGCCTGCAGCCTCATAAAGTCAATCTGCCCGTTTACATTCTGCACAGCTTGCTTAG ctgtaGCTGGTTCCAAGAGGTCTGGTCAGTTCTTTGCCTCCCCCTGATGGACACCCTCCCTCCAACCACCCCTGATGCATCGTTTCAGGAGGACGTGGCTCCAGCTGATGGGTGGCCCCACCTGCTGTCCCCTCTGCTGTACATCTTCGGGGCGGCTGTTGCATACTGGGGCAGCACACTCTTCCGTCTCATAATGCGACTGGTCTCGCTCATATTGGCTCCGCTGCACAG ACCGTCTGTCTCTCGAGACTGTGGAACCCTGCAGCCGCGGACGCAGCTGCTCGTCACTCTGTGTCTGACTGTTGTGGGCGGGACGTCCTGTGGGGGGCTGGCAGTCTTTGCCGCCTTCCTGCTTCACCTTTACAGG GTGCTGAGGCTGCAGATGACAGAAAGATCTTTGAGCCACATGTTGAATCTG GCACCCCGCAGGCACAAAGAATCTGAGAACGGCACGGTCGATGCTGAATCCTTCAGCAAGTCTAAAGAATGTAACGGCGCCCCCCTGCTGTCGGagtgtgtgctgcaggaggTGAGGGATGACTTGCAGCTCCACCTCTGCCTGTCGGCGCTCTTCACACTTCCCGTCATCCTCATCGCACCCTCACTCCTCCACTGGATCCGCAACCTGAG GTACTCCACCCAGCTGGATCCTGACCCCTGCTGGCCTCACATTGTGCCTGTAATTACTGTGTACATGCTGCTTATTAACTGCAACACTTTAAAGCTCAGCAGCAG cAAACTCCTGCCTCTGACatcctgcctccctctcccatTGGCCATCGCCATGGTGACCTTCTCTCCGCTCCACCTCTACAGGATCACCTACTTCCTGCTGGCGGCGCTGGCCCCCCTGGCCTTGTGCTGCCTGCTCTGA